A DNA window from Loxodonta africana isolate mLoxAfr1 chromosome 7, mLoxAfr1.hap2, whole genome shotgun sequence contains the following coding sequences:
- the LOC135231968 gene encoding olfactory receptor 56A3-like translates to MAAQQNGTISFEVSDFLLNCFIRSSSWQLWLPLPLSLLFFLAMGANATLLITIRLETSLHEPMYYLLSFLSLLDIVLCLTVIPKVLAIFWFDFRSISFSACFLQMYIMNCFLGMESCTFMVMAYDRYVAICHPLRYASIITDQFVAKAAIFILARNIFMTLPIPILSARLYYYGRNVIENCICANISVSRISCDDVTINRLYQFAVGWTLLGSDLILIFLSYAFILRAVLRLKAEGAVAKALSTCSSHFILILFFSTILLVFVLTHVAKKKVSPDVPILLNVLHHVVPAALNPIVYGLRAQEIKQGIERLLKKGGNKDSRN, encoded by the coding sequence ATGGCAGCTCAGCAAAATGGCACCATCTCCTTTGAGGTTTCAGACTTCCTCTTAAATTGTTTCATCAGGTCCTCCAGCTGGCAGCTCTGGCTGCCCCTGCCCCTCAGCCTTCTCTTCTTCCTGGCCATGGGGGCCAATGCTACCCTTCTGATCACCATTCGACTGGAGACCTCCCTGCATGAGCCCATGTACTACTTGCTTAGCTTCCTCTCCCTGCTGGACATTGTGCTCTGTCTCACTGTTATTCCCAAGGTCCTGGCCATCTTCTGGTTTGACTTCAGGTCCATCAGCttctctgcctgcttcctccAGATGTACATCATGAATTGTTTCCTGGGCATGGAGTCCTGCACATTCATGGTCATGGCCTACGACcgttatgtggccatctgccaccCACTTCGGTATGCATCCATTATCACTGACCAATTTGTGGCCAAGGCTGCCATTTTTATTTTGGCCAGGAATATCTTTATGACTTTGCCCATTCCCATACTCTCAGCAAGACTCTACTACTATGGCAGAAATGTCATTGAGAACTGCATCTGTGCCAATATATCTGTCTCAAGGATCTCCTGTGATGATGTCACCATCAATCGCCTCTACCAATTTGCTGTAGGCTGGACTCTGCTAGGATCTGACCTCATTCTCATCTTCCTCTCATACGCATTCATACTGCGAGCTGTGCTGAGACTCAAGGCAGAGGGTGCTGTGGCCAAGGCCCTAAGCACATGCAGCTCCCACTTCATCCTTATCCTCTTCTTTAGCACCATCCTCCTAGTCTTCGTCCTCACTCACGTGGCTAAGAAAAAGGTCTCCCCTGATGTGCCAATCTTGCTCAATGTCCTCCACCACGTCGTTCCTGCAGCTCTCAACCCCATTGTTTATGGACTGCGAGCCCAGGAGATTAAGCAAGGAATCGAAAGATTACTGAAGAAAGGTGGTAATAAGGACAGCAGGAATTGA
- the LOC135232159 gene encoding olfactory receptor 56A3-like, giving the protein MLPCSNNTPSSEVSDFLLNCFVRSPNWQHWLSLPLSLLFLLAMGANSALLITIWLEASLHEPVYYLLSLLSLLDMVLCLTVVPKVLAIFWFDLRPISFSACFLQMFVMNNFLPMESCTFLAMAYDRYVAICKPLHYPSIITDQFVAKIVVFILTRNTFLTAPIPILSARLHYCGKNIIENCICANLSVSKLSCDNIALNRIYQLIVAWTFLGSDLILIFLSYTFILRAVLRLKAKGAAAKALSTCGSHFILILFFSTILLVFVFTHMAKKKVSPDIPVLLNVLHHVIPAALNPIVYGVRTQEIKQGIWKLLRRGD; this is encoded by the coding sequence ATGCTGCCTTGTAGCAACAACACTCCCTCTAGTGAAGTCTCTGATTTCCTCCTGAACTGTTTTGTCAGATCTCCCAACTGGCAGCACTGGCTGTCCCTGCCCCTCAGCCTGCTCTTCCTCCTGGCCATGGGGGCTAATTCTGCTCTCCTGATCACCATTTGGCTGGAAGCGTCCCTGCATGAGCCCGTGTACTACCTGCTCAGCCTTCTCTCCCTGTTGGACATGGTGCTTTGCCTCACTGTCGTCCCCAAGGTCCTGGCCATCTTCTGGTTTGACCTCAGGCCCATCAGTttctctgcctgcttcctccAGATGTTCGTTATGAATAACTTCCTGCCCATGGAATCATGCACCTTCCTGGCCATGGCCtacgaccgctatgtggccatctgcaagcccttACATTACCCATCCATCATCACTGACCAATTTGTGGCAAAGATTGTTGTCTTCATCTTGACCCGGAATACATTTCTCACTGCACCTATCCCCATCCTCTCTGCTCGGCTCCATTATTGTGGAAAAAATATCATTGAGAACTGTATCTGTGCCAACCTCTCTGTGTCCAAGCTTTCCTGTGATAATATTGCCCTTAACCGAATCTACCAGTTAATTGTGGCCTGGACTTTTCTGGGTTCTGATCTCATCCTCATCTTTCTCTCCTATACTTTCATCCTCCGAGCTGTTCTTAGACTCAAGGCAAAGGGGGCAGCTGCTAAAGCTCTGAGCACATGtggctcccactttattcttatcctcttcttcagtaccatcctGCTAGTTTTTGTGTTCACCCATATGGCTAAGAAAAAGGTTTCCCCTGATATTCCTGTCTTACTTAATGTCCTACACCATGTAATTCCTGCAGCTTTGAATCCCATTGTCTATGGGGTAAGAACCCAGGAGATTAAACAGGGAATTTGGAAATTACTGAGGAGGGGTGATTGA